Proteins found in one Exiguobacterium sp. 9-2 genomic segment:
- a CDS encoding 5'-methylthioadenosine/S-adenosylhomocysteine nucleosidase family protein: MIGISIATTWEFDATLAYFHVSPEERITYPYGEYFTREINGKTLLFYSTGVRKVNGIGANQYMILRFSLTKVIVAGTCAGIDPRYDVLDIIVPDRGVQYDCTVKEIEPLIKPSFIVNLDVSKYGNDFHLGTIGTADRAVVMWRDYIELRDNGLTIADTEAGAVAYICQKNAVECIIIKGISDFPTEEKNEGAVEANVEQMRIYIENTPKVMRRIFDDYLHQFLM, encoded by the coding sequence ATGATTGGAATCAGCATCGCCACCACATGGGAGTTTGACGCGACACTTGCGTATTTTCATGTCTCGCCTGAGGAAAGAATCACTTATCCGTATGGTGAATACTTCACGCGTGAGATAAACGGGAAGACACTTCTGTTTTACAGCACGGGCGTTCGAAAAGTAAATGGCATCGGAGCGAATCAATATATGATCCTCCGTTTCTCATTGACGAAGGTCATCGTTGCCGGAACGTGTGCCGGGATTGACCCCAGGTACGACGTACTTGACATCATCGTTCCAGATCGTGGCGTTCAATATGATTGTACGGTCAAAGAGATTGAACCACTCATTAAACCGTCATTCATCGTCAATCTCGACGTCTCAAAATATGGTAACGACTTTCATCTCGGAACGATCGGAACGGCTGATCGCGCTGTCGTCATGTGGCGAGACTATATCGAACTGCGAGATAACGGTCTGACGATTGCCGATACGGAGGCGGGGGCTGTCGCGTACATCTGTCAGAAAAATGCCGTTGAATGTATCATCATCAAAGGCATTTCCGATTTTCCGACCGAAGAGAAGAACGAGGGTGCTGTCGAAGCAAACGTCGAACAGATGCGAATCTATATCGAGAACACACCGAAAGTGATGCGACGGATTTTTGACGACTACTTGCATCAATTTCTAATGTAA
- a CDS encoding acyltransferase family protein, with translation MQEWKASGQSGQKRIDIESRFRPEIEGLRTVAALLVAIYHIWFNRVSGGVDVFFVISGFLITTSIISTINRTGEFKFLPYVTKLLKRLLPSVLFILGVVLVLSTFLLPASILGKTIREVVASMFFYQNWQLAVSSTDYLDATQMKSPVEHFWALSIQWQFYMIWFVLFSFILWMMNKYQIRSIKAVLNGLLGFLFVTSLAYSIYLTEVNQPWAYFITPTRVWEFALGSLLCVNLSAIRIPKWVATIIGWVGLIGLLTTGVLFNVSQMFPGYIALWPMTCALMIVLSGTQETRFGLKRFLGSKPMVKLGGIAFGIYLWHWVLLEFYRYNVQQTPGLLVGTLIIVSSIGLSYLMTEWIEKPIRTSTVNRTAFKKLGALLTVNVLLIGSLLGFAYMEEQELKQAVSKNKYPGALAIEQALSVPKQDPFPSYANVFNDLPLVHTDGSNQGLQKTEAKVGEYGKTKEYKATIALVGSSHSEQWFGALHEAIKGTDIRLLNLTRSGTRFSTGYEPDSLKGIWNQNVLNYLKDADVDLIISHVTAADASKDSIHQQMVDQMQFVKDEYGIEGLALRDNPRYDFNVLEALETTSIAHTTKQMNAQPNQTDGGYWQQFEKTNQSLHKLDLTRYFHVKGEYRPVIGNVVIYRDNSHMTNTYAESFAPMFKKKLNEVLAEKLATDE, from the coding sequence ATGCAAGAATGGAAAGCATCTGGTCAGTCTGGGCAGAAACGGATTGATATTGAAAGCCGGTTTCGTCCAGAAATCGAAGGGCTACGCACGGTAGCTGCCTTACTCGTCGCAATTTATCACATATGGTTCAATCGTGTCTCAGGTGGTGTCGATGTCTTCTTCGTCATCTCGGGCTTTTTAATCACGACATCAATCATCTCGACGATCAACCGGACAGGAGAGTTCAAGTTCCTTCCGTATGTGACAAAGTTGCTGAAACGACTGTTGCCATCGGTTTTATTCATCTTAGGAGTCGTCTTGGTATTAAGTACGTTTTTATTACCAGCATCGATTCTCGGTAAAACGATTCGTGAAGTCGTCGCCTCGATGTTCTTTTATCAAAACTGGCAACTCGCCGTCTCAAGTACTGATTATTTGGACGCGACGCAAATGAAGTCACCCGTCGAACATTTTTGGGCGTTATCGATCCAGTGGCAATTTTATATGATTTGGTTCGTTTTGTTTTCGTTCATCTTATGGATGATGAACAAATATCAGATTCGGTCAATTAAAGCCGTCCTCAATGGTCTGCTTGGATTCTTGTTCGTCACGTCACTTGCGTACTCGATCTATCTGACTGAAGTCAATCAGCCATGGGCGTATTTCATTACGCCGACACGGGTTTGGGAATTCGCCTTAGGTAGCTTGTTATGCGTGAACTTATCGGCGATCCGTATCCCGAAATGGGTGGCAACGATTATCGGCTGGGTTGGTCTGATCGGTTTGCTGACGACCGGCGTCCTGTTTAATGTCTCGCAAATGTTCCCTGGCTACATCGCACTCTGGCCGATGACATGCGCCTTGATGATCGTGTTATCAGGGACACAAGAGACACGATTCGGATTAAAACGGTTCCTCGGATCAAAACCGATGGTCAAGCTCGGTGGGATTGCCTTCGGGATTTATCTCTGGCACTGGGTACTGCTTGAGTTCTATCGCTACAACGTCCAACAAACACCTGGTCTGCTCGTCGGCACATTGATTATTGTCTCGTCGATCGGCTTATCGTATCTGATGACGGAATGGATTGAAAAACCGATCCGGACTTCAACCGTCAATCGGACAGCGTTCAAGAAATTAGGTGCGCTGTTGACGGTCAACGTTTTGTTAATCGGATCATTACTCGGATTCGCTTATATGGAAGAACAAGAGCTGAAACAAGCCGTCAGTAAGAATAAATATCCGGGTGCCTTAGCGATTGAACAGGCACTGTCTGTACCGAAGCAAGACCCATTCCCGTCATATGCGAACGTCTTCAATGACTTACCCCTCGTCCATACGGATGGTAGCAACCAAGGGCTGCAAAAGACGGAAGCAAAAGTCGGCGAATACGGGAAGACGAAGGAGTATAAAGCAACGATCGCACTCGTCGGTAGCTCGCACTCGGAGCAATGGTTCGGTGCCTTACATGAAGCAATCAAAGGGACGGACATCCGTTTACTTAACCTGACGCGGTCAGGAACACGTTTTTCAACCGGCTATGAACCGGACTCGCTAAAAGGGATATGGAATCAGAACGTCTTGAACTATTTGAAAGATGCCGATGTCGATTTGATCATCTCGCACGTGACGGCAGCGGATGCTTCAAAAGACAGCATCCATCAACAAATGGTCGACCAGATGCAGTTCGTCAAGGACGAGTATGGGATTGAGGGGCTAGCACTCCGGGACAATCCACGATACGATTTTAACGTACTCGAGGCACTGGAGACGACAAGCATCGCTCATACGACGAAACAGATGAACGCACAACCGAATCAAACGGATGGAGGGTATTGGCAACAATTCGAAAAAACGAACCAGTCGCTCCATAAGCTGGATTTGACGCGTTACTTCCACGTCAAAGGTGAGTACCGTCCCGTTATCGGCAATGTCGTCATCTATCGCGATAACAGCCATATGACGAATACGTATGCGGAAAGTTTTGCTCCGATGTTTAAGAAAAAGCTCAACGAGGTCCTCGCAGAAAAGTTAGCAACGGACGAATAA
- a CDS encoding CDP-glycerol glycerophosphotransferase family protein, translating into MIQSEKGSHASMKITCRDHTFLIENLPQQTLYLAINEQHIPVQQTETGFSLSIDTLLDIFRKKNHPIKFVDELGTPISFKHLSKPLDIAPNSYIKQGKHSYFIFIDQDDELSLIYNKKPSIMNFYDRDVQFEGMTRQDDVLLLKFSFHSKYVEVAQPSCFVKFRHQEQKIALPIERFTVTPVDACRFSTEVEAVIDKELVEQLLGDRYTYDAFNANIYDLLFGFSIREMPISGFTPRIRHFKNHPELLNDEHWLPLNEQYDVLVRPYSTVSERLAMRLIPVPVETVEYYAEPRPLLGLDPTKKTIVCYEYPDKAQDNGMIFFKYLVDQHRKQFNIYYIISRSSPDLKNLAGYENHIVFYKSPENIEVVQAADVLCHTHSSSYALPFSTYRTEQFIQEKHKIFLQHGVTGSKDVSSIYGKKLPHPFTNLFVVSSEREKNLIERDYGFDADEIVVTGMARFDQLITERSRWLKRYKNRKKILIMPTWRPKLDTYPDEQFMESDYYQEFQALITDERLKNLVMDNKYEVSFYLHRNFQKFSHLFHSDFVDVVGQDVFTVKELLENHHVLITDYSSVGLDFSLMHKKVLYYRPPVLIGEDNAGESTDLLPGDVIESREALMESLRELKMPKRFKRNLSHIYAFDDTKASKRIFEAMQHHFHL; encoded by the coding sequence ATGATTCAGAGTGAGAAAGGAAGCCATGCATCAATGAAAATCACCTGTCGTGACCATACGTTTTTGATCGAGAATCTCCCGCAACAAACCCTATATTTAGCTATTAACGAACAACATATACCTGTACAACAAACAGAAACAGGTTTTTCGCTATCGATCGATACATTACTCGATATTTTCCGAAAAAAGAATCATCCCATTAAATTCGTCGATGAACTTGGAACACCGATCTCATTCAAACATCTTTCCAAGCCACTGGACATCGCACCGAACAGTTACATCAAACAAGGGAAACATTCCTATTTCATCTTCATCGATCAGGACGATGAGCTCAGTCTGATCTATAACAAAAAACCGTCCATCATGAATTTTTACGACCGAGATGTCCAGTTTGAGGGCATGACGCGTCAAGACGACGTGCTTCTATTGAAGTTTTCGTTTCACTCGAAATATGTCGAAGTCGCGCAACCGAGTTGCTTCGTTAAATTCAGACATCAGGAACAAAAAATCGCTCTACCGATTGAACGCTTCACCGTCACACCAGTCGACGCCTGTCGCTTCAGCACCGAAGTCGAAGCCGTGATCGATAAAGAACTCGTTGAGCAGTTGCTCGGTGACCGGTATACATACGATGCCTTTAACGCGAACATCTATGATCTTTTATTTGGCTTTTCGATTCGTGAGATGCCGATATCTGGATTCACACCTCGGATTCGTCACTTTAAAAATCATCCAGAACTCTTGAATGACGAGCACTGGTTGCCGTTAAATGAGCAATACGATGTGTTGGTTCGTCCCTATTCGACCGTGTCAGAACGCCTTGCAATGCGTCTAATCCCGGTGCCAGTCGAGACTGTCGAATATTATGCAGAACCCCGACCGTTACTTGGACTGGATCCAACTAAGAAGACGATCGTCTGTTATGAATACCCGGATAAAGCACAAGATAATGGGATGATTTTCTTCAAGTACCTTGTTGACCAGCACCGGAAACAGTTCAACATCTACTACATCATCAGTCGGTCGAGTCCGGACCTCAAAAATCTTGCCGGATATGAGAACCATATCGTGTTCTATAAATCTCCGGAGAATATCGAGGTCGTTCAGGCTGCGGACGTTTTATGTCATACGCATTCATCGAGTTATGCCCTTCCCTTCTCGACGTATCGGACAGAACAGTTCATTCAGGAAAAACACAAAATCTTCCTGCAACACGGTGTGACAGGTTCGAAAGACGTGAGTAGTATTTATGGTAAAAAATTACCCCATCCCTTTACGAACTTATTCGTTGTGTCTTCGGAAAGAGAAAAAAACCTGATTGAACGCGACTACGGATTTGATGCGGATGAAATCGTCGTAACAGGGATGGCCCGATTTGATCAATTGATCACCGAACGGTCACGTTGGCTCAAGCGGTATAAGAATCGGAAGAAGATTTTAATCATGCCGACATGGCGACCGAAACTTGATACATATCCGGACGAGCAGTTCATGGAAAGTGACTATTATCAGGAGTTTCAAGCGTTAATCACGGACGAACGGTTGAAAAACTTAGTGATGGACAACAAGTATGAAGTCTCGTTCTACCTCCATCGTAATTTCCAAAAATTCAGCCACTTGTTCCATTCGGATTTCGTCGATGTCGTCGGTCAGGATGTGTTCACAGTCAAGGAGCTACTCGAGAATCATCATGTGTTGATCACAGATTATTCGAGTGTCGGTCTCGATTTCTCCTTGATGCACAAAAAGGTCCTCTACTATCGCCCACCTGTCTTGATCGGTGAAGATAACGCTGGTGAATCGACAGACTTATTACCAGGAGACGTCATCGAATCCAGAGAAGCCTTGATGGAGTCGTTACGCGAATTGAAGATGCCGAAACGCTTTAAGCGCAATCTCAGTCACATCTATGCTTTTGATGATACAAAGGCGAGTAAGCGGATTTTTGAAGCGATGCAACATCATTTTCATCTATAA
- a CDS encoding DinB family protein: MNAIDWTVWNLNEVRRRSIKVWQSIPEDKLNWKPDENAMTCFVMIRHVLDSEYYYFLALQNRGSLPSYESPFEGRDFVSVQEELDFAEAYREEFMAYVEQLTESDLAIVEIDRSESGYVRSLGDMLLRIAYHEAVHTGQLLDYLRTADIERVRVWD, translated from the coding sequence GTGAACGCAATCGATTGGACGGTATGGAATTTAAACGAAGTGAGAAGAAGAAGCATCAAAGTCTGGCAGTCGATTCCTGAAGATAAATTGAACTGGAAACCGGATGAGAACGCCATGACGTGTTTTGTGATGATCCGTCATGTGTTAGACAGCGAGTATTATTATTTCTTAGCCTTACAGAATCGAGGCAGTCTACCGTCGTATGAGTCCCCGTTTGAAGGGCGCGACTTCGTATCCGTGCAAGAGGAATTAGACTTTGCGGAAGCCTATCGTGAGGAATTCATGGCATATGTCGAGCAACTAACGGAATCAGATTTAGCGATCGTTGAGATTGATCGTTCGGAATCAGGATATGTGCGTTCGCTCGGTGATATGTTGTTACGAATTGCTTATCACGAAGCAGTGCATACAGGACAGTTACTCGATTACTTAAGAACAGCAGATATTGAGCGTGTACGGGTTTGGGATTAA
- a CDS encoding ankyrin repeat domain-containing protein, with protein MTKRSIQDAAFLGKRKQVMRCIERGDDLNELDEEGFAALHWAIQEGYLRIVELLLDHGADVNLPNQDGMSPLHIALYDQKTDIALLLIKRGAHLDLDEHGFSALHLVAGRGGNKKVLRKLAQNVELLHQRTDDGEGVTPLHYAAQEGKSKKVQLLLEAGAEVDAVGLDGFTPLYLAVGNNHSKAVKVLLKAGADIEAENVADGDTAVLALASAYGYERVVRLLLSYGANPLHRNEDGRTARDAALDNEHHQIAEILRQKEIDALSEEENK; from the coding sequence ATGACGAAACGATCCATCCAAGATGCTGCTTTTTTGGGCAAACGAAAACAAGTAATGCGCTGCATCGAACGTGGTGACGATCTGAACGAACTGGATGAAGAAGGATTTGCAGCACTTCATTGGGCGATTCAGGAAGGGTACCTACGGATCGTCGAATTGTTGCTCGATCACGGGGCGGATGTCAACCTTCCGAATCAGGACGGGATGTCACCATTGCATATTGCGCTTTATGATCAAAAGACCGACATTGCGTTACTTTTGATCAAGCGAGGCGCTCATCTTGATTTAGATGAACACGGATTCTCAGCACTTCATTTAGTAGCGGGCCGGGGCGGCAATAAAAAAGTCTTACGCAAACTAGCGCAGAACGTCGAGTTGTTACATCAACGGACCGATGACGGGGAAGGAGTGACACCGCTACATTATGCGGCGCAGGAAGGTAAGTCGAAAAAAGTCCAGCTATTACTGGAGGCAGGAGCAGAAGTCGATGCTGTCGGATTAGATGGATTCACACCGCTGTATCTCGCAGTCGGGAATAATCATTCGAAAGCGGTCAAAGTGCTTCTAAAGGCAGGAGCTGACATCGAAGCGGAAAACGTCGCGGATGGCGATACGGCAGTCCTCGCATTAGCGAGTGCTTATGGCTATGAACGGGTCGTCCGGTTATTACTCTCTTATGGAGCCAATCCACTGCATCGAAATGAAGACGGACGGACAGCGCGTGATGCGGCACTGGATAATGAACACCATCAGATTGCGGAGATCTTGCGCCAAAAAGAGATTGATGCGTTATCTGAGGAAGAGAATAAGTGA
- a CDS encoding glycosyltransferase encodes MLYTVTSTLPPKHGGRTKSLLSRIALMEKELSVGSTIVTTNYNANYMEVYEQFRAEEKVGPMVQFENIYDWLSDYKLLSIPTTRFRNKPIVKESAREIEGLKSVEKKGSDAVRYYDEEGEYVLYRKFYPETQVVEFEDFMTKASPKKVERWEYNVYGQLHRKTIYSPVHHGKMMEELYDSEGAVYCKKFYNEMARPKLVLIQLYRNGRMYKAFKKEKDLFEYYFNRLFKDGDVLFVDARLLDRSILNIKAAVKRVMVIHNSHLDGSNVKGSYATMFSESDKVTRFISLTNHQKEDILERYNIPEEKISIIPHFIVPEQAQRRDQVKDQFCFIGRFGLQKQMDHLIKSYALFKQSGHTTKLVLYGMDEQGQLAMMERLIEELGLQDDIEIHGFTSNPAEVFRESKASLLTSEFEGFGLTVMESINVGCPVISYDVKYGPREIIAHGENGYLVPANDMEAFAQAMVQLVEQPLERVETKPSLYLETAVKNYGRLLEELNN; translated from the coding sequence ATGCTGTATACTGTTACATCGACATTACCACCGAAACACGGTGGTAGAACGAAATCACTGTTGAGTCGGATTGCACTCATGGAAAAAGAATTGAGTGTTGGTTCGACGATCGTCACGACGAACTACAATGCCAACTACATGGAAGTGTACGAACAGTTCCGAGCTGAAGAAAAAGTCGGTCCAATGGTCCAATTCGAAAACATTTATGATTGGTTATCCGATTATAAATTATTGAGCATTCCGACAACCCGTTTTCGGAACAAGCCGATCGTCAAAGAATCGGCGCGTGAAATCGAAGGGTTGAAAAGCGTTGAGAAAAAAGGCAGTGATGCCGTTCGCTATTATGATGAAGAGGGTGAATACGTCCTCTATCGTAAATTCTATCCGGAGACGCAAGTCGTCGAATTCGAAGATTTCATGACGAAAGCATCGCCTAAAAAGGTCGAGCGCTGGGAATACAACGTCTACGGTCAATTGCACCGCAAGACGATCTACTCACCCGTCCATCACGGGAAAATGATGGAGGAGTTGTATGATTCAGAAGGTGCTGTCTATTGTAAGAAGTTCTACAATGAAATGGCACGTCCGAAACTCGTCTTGATTCAATTATATCGAAACGGCAGAATGTACAAAGCGTTCAAAAAAGAAAAGGATTTGTTTGAATACTACTTCAACCGTCTGTTTAAAGATGGCGATGTTTTGTTCGTCGATGCTCGTTTACTCGATCGCTCGATTCTCAACATCAAAGCAGCCGTCAAACGCGTCATGGTCATCCATAACTCGCATTTAGATGGTTCAAACGTCAAAGGGTCGTACGCGACGATGTTCTCAGAATCTGATAAGGTGACACGTTTCATCAGTCTGACGAATCACCAAAAAGAAGACATCTTAGAACGGTATAACATCCCGGAAGAGAAAATCTCCATCATTCCGCATTTCATCGTTCCGGAACAAGCGCAACGACGTGACCAGGTCAAAGATCAATTCTGTTTCATCGGTCGATTCGGTCTGCAAAAACAGATGGATCATTTAATCAAGAGTTATGCACTTTTCAAACAGTCAGGTCACACGACGAAACTCGTCCTTTACGGCATGGATGAACAAGGGCAACTCGCGATGATGGAACGCTTGATCGAGGAGCTCGGTTTACAGGACGATATCGAAATCCACGGTTTTACGTCGAATCCGGCAGAAGTGTTCCGTGAATCGAAAGCCTCGTTGTTAACGAGTGAATTTGAAGGATTCGGGCTGACGGTCATGGAAAGTATCAATGTCGGCTGTCCGGTCATCTCCTATGATGTGAAATACGGACCACGCGAAATCATAGCCCATGGCGAAAACGGATATCTTGTTCCAGCCAATGACATGGAAGCCTTCGCACAAGCGATGGTACAACTCGTCGAACAACCACTCGAGCGGGTCGAGACGAAGCCATCCCTGTACCTTGAGACGGCTGTAAAGAATTATGGACGATTACTAGAAGAATTGAACAACTAA
- the galU gene encoding UTP--glucose-1-phosphate uridylyltransferase GalU, which translates to MKKITKAIIPAAGLGTRFLPATKAMPKEMLPILDKPTIQYIVEEAAKAGIEDIIIVTGKHKRAIEDHFDNQKELEITLENSGKTELLEKVQFSTNLANIFYVRQKEQKGLGHAILTAKQFIGNEPFAVLLGDDIVESDNPAIKQLMDVYEQTEKSVIGVQEVRPEDTHRYGIIDPVSQDGRLYDVKQFVEKPAHGTAPSNLAIMGRYVLTPDIFDYLADQEEGAGGEIQLTDAIERLNADSQVFAYDFEGNRYDVGEKLGFVKTTIEYALKDAEMKDELKAFIKTLDI; encoded by the coding sequence ATGAAAAAGATCACAAAAGCTATTATTCCAGCAGCAGGACTCGGAACACGTTTCTTACCTGCGACAAAAGCAATGCCAAAAGAAATGTTACCGATACTTGATAAACCAACGATTCAGTATATCGTCGAAGAAGCCGCAAAAGCCGGCATCGAAGATATCATCATCGTCACGGGTAAACATAAACGAGCCATCGAAGATCATTTCGATAACCAAAAAGAACTCGAAATCACACTCGAAAATTCCGGTAAAACGGAATTGCTCGAGAAAGTTCAATTCTCAACGAACCTTGCGAATATCTTTTATGTCCGCCAAAAAGAACAAAAAGGTCTCGGGCATGCCATTCTGACGGCAAAACAATTCATCGGCAACGAACCGTTTGCTGTCTTACTCGGGGACGATATCGTCGAGTCGGACAATCCGGCAATCAAACAATTGATGGACGTTTACGAACAGACAGAAAAATCGGTCATCGGTGTACAAGAAGTCCGTCCGGAAGATACGCATCGTTATGGCATCATTGATCCGGTCTCACAAGACGGACGACTGTATGATGTAAAACAATTCGTCGAAAAGCCGGCACACGGAACAGCACCGTCAAATCTTGCGATCATGGGACGTTACGTACTGACACCGGATATCTTTGATTATCTAGCAGATCAAGAAGAAGGGGCAGGCGGCGAAATCCAATTGACGGATGCGATTGAACGCTTGAATGCGGATAGCCAAGTCTTTGCGTATGATTTCGAAGGCAACCGCTATGACGTCGGGGAGAAACTCGGCTTCGTCAAGACGACGATCGAATATGCGTTAAAAGATGCAGAGATGAAAGATGAGCTTAAAGCTTTTATCAAGACACTAGATATTTAA